The Acidobacteriota bacterium DNA window GATGGCCGGCGAGGTGGCCTCGCTGGCCCTGTCGCGCATGACCGTCCCCATCGTCTATTTCGTGGTGCACCGCCGGTGGCACAAACACCCGGCTGCACCACCAGCCTGATCAGGAGGAGACCATGAGCGCCGATTCCGCCCGACCGATCCTGTGCCCCACGGACTTCAGCGCCGAAGCCGGCCACGCCCTCCGCTGGGGCGGTGAGCTGGCACTCCGGCTGTCCCGTCCGCTGGTCGCCCTATATGCCGACCGGTTCCTGCCGCCGCCGCACTTCACGGCGCGACAGATCGACATCCTCGTCGAGGAACTCGACCAGTCCCGCACCGTCGCCCGGCAGGCGCTGGTCGACCAGGCGGGCCGGATGATCGCCCCGGCCGTCGCCACCGAGCCGGTGGTGGTCCAGGATCTGGCGGTTCCAGCGATCATCCGGCTGGCCGCCGAACGGAACGCCGAGATGATCGTGATGGGCTCACACGGTCACAGCGCCCTCGACCGGATCATGCTGGGTTCGGTGACCGAACGGGTTCTGCGATTGGCGGACCGGCCGGTACTCGCGGTCAAGCTATCCGCAGAAAAGGACCCCGCCGCCTTCCCGGAGATTCGCACCATCCTCTGCCCCGTGGACCTCGGCGAGGACGCCCGGCCGGCGCTGCTGCTGGCTGCCCGGCTGGCCACGGCCTTTGCGGCCGAGCTCCAGGTGCTCCACGTGGCGGAAGCGGCGCCGGACCCGGACGTGGAACGCGCCGCGCGGGAGGCCCTGTGCGCCTGGGTGCCGGACACCGCCCGCACCAGCTGCCGTCTCCACGAGGTGGTTCGGCCTGGCAAACCGGCCGAAGAGATCCTCCTGGCGGCGCAGGAGTCGCACGCGGAGCTCATCGTGTTGCCGACCCGCCACAAGCTGTTTCAGGACGTCACCGTGCTCGGGGCCACCGTCGCCCGGATCACCCGGCACGCGTCGTGCGCCGTGCTGGCCGTTCCAGTCGTCTGAGACGAACCGGCGGGTTGCATCATCCAATACTATTGACCGATTCAAGCGGATCGAGTCCAAAGGAGACACATTATGACCGTTGATCGCCTGCTTCGACTGATCGCCGGATTCTTCATTCTGCTCACCGTGGCCCTGGGCGTCTGGGTCCATTCGAACTGGTTCTACTTCACCGCGTTCGTCGGGCTGAACCTCTTCCAGTCAGCCTTCACGAACTGGTGCCCCATGATGACCATCCTGCGCAAGCTGGGCGTGCCTGATACCACCCCATGCAGACAGTGACGAGAGGCGGGGCAATTCCATGTCCGAGATGTTGACGATTTTAATGTTCGTCGGGATCTGGATCCTGCTCCAGGCGGTCATCCTACCCCGCCTGGGCGTCAAGACCTGAATGTCCGACGCCTGCGATCTCGGGTCCCGGGATCGGAAACAGCCGCCGCCATCGGATGCGGAGTGAGGTGACCATGCCGCTGTACGAATACTTCTGCCGGGAGTGCCGAAAAACGTTTGAAGCGTTGCGGCGCCTGTCCGACGACGACGC harbors:
- a CDS encoding universal stress protein; protein product: MSADSARPILCPTDFSAEAGHALRWGGELALRLSRPLVALYADRFLPPPHFTARQIDILVEELDQSRTVARQALVDQAGRMIAPAVATEPVVVQDLAVPAIIRLAAERNAEMIVMGSHGHSALDRIMLGSVTERVLRLADRPVLAVKLSAEKDPAAFPEIRTILCPVDLGEDARPALLLAARLATAFAAELQVLHVAEAAPDPDVERAAREALCAWVPDTARTSCRLHEVVRPGKPAEEILLAAQESHAELIVLPTRHKLFQDVTVLGATVARITRHASCAVLAVPVV
- a CDS encoding DUF2892 domain-containing protein, with amino-acid sequence MTVDRLLRLIAGFFILLTVALGVWVHSNWFYFTAFVGLNLFQSAFTNWCPMMTILRKLGVPDTTPCRQ